In Mytilus edulis chromosome 4, xbMytEdul2.2, whole genome shotgun sequence, the following proteins share a genomic window:
- the LOC139520473 gene encoding ctenidin-1-like isoform X1 yields the protein MQFIVALCLLVVCVSAQQDYRQEYRRKRSGYGSGGGGSGHIGGGAGGGLSGGLGGGLSGGVSGKLGGGIRGGVSGGHGGLSGSVRGNLGGGVRGHGGGLAGGVRGSLGGGVRGGVSSGHGGGLSGGVSGKLGGAVRGGLSGGHGSGISGGLGGGISGGVSGRQGGRIHGGLGGGVSGSVGGGGRVGGGKYGGKSGKWGGSSGKWH from the exons ATGCAGTTCATAGTTGCTTTGTGCCTTTTGGTTGTTTGTGTTTCTGCACAACAAGACTACAGGCAAG AATACAGAAGAAAGAGATCTGGATATG GTAGTGGTGGTGGTGGATCTGGTCACATCGGAGGTGGAGCTGGAGGAGGATTATCTGGTGGACTTGGTGGAGGATTGTCCGGTGGTGTAAGTGGCAAACTCGGCGGTGGTATTCGTGGAGGTGTTTCAGGTGGACATGGAGGACTTTCTGGCAGTGTAAGAGGTAACCTTGGAGGTGGTGTTCGTGGACATGGAGGAGGACTTGCCGGTGGTGTAAGAGGTAGCCTTGGAGGTGGTGTTCGTGGAGGGGTTTCAAGTGGACATGGAGGAGGACTTTCCGGTGGTGTAAGTGGCAAACTTGGGGGTGCTGTTAGAGGAGGACTTTCCGGTGGACATGGAAGTGGTATAAGTGGTGGACTTGGAGGAGGAATTTCCGGAGGTGTAAGTGGCAGACAAGGTGGTAGAATACATGGTGGTCTAGGCGGTGGTGTAAGCGGAAGTGTAGGTGGTGGAGGAAGAGTTGGTGGTGGAAAATATGGCGGCAAATCAGGAAAATGGGGTGGAAGTTCCGGAAAGTGGCACTAA
- the LOC139520473 gene encoding ctenidin-1-like isoform X3 produces the protein MQFIVALCLLVVCVSAQQDYRQEYRRKRSGYGSGGGGSGHIGGGAGGGLSGGLGGGLSGGVSGKLGGGIRGGVSGGHGGLSGSVRGNLGGGVRGGVSSGHGGGLSGGVSGKLGGAVRGGLSGGHGSGISGGLGGGISGGVSGRQGGRIHGGLGGGVSGSVGGGGRVGGGKYGGKSGKWGGSSGKWH, from the exons ATGCAGTTCATAGTTGCTTTGTGCCTTTTGGTTGTTTGTGTTTCTGCACAACAAGACTACAGGCAAG AATACAGAAGAAAGAGATCTGGATATG GTAGTGGTGGTGGTGGATCTGGTCACATCGGAGGTGGAGCTGGAGGAGGATTATCTGGTGGACTTGGTGGAGGATTGTCCGGTGGTGTAAGTGGCAAACTCGGCGGTGGTATTCGTGGAGGTGTTTCAGGTGGACATGGAGGACTTTCTGGCAGTGTAAGAGGTAACCTTGGAG GTGGTGTTCGTGGAGGGGTTTCAAGTGGACATGGAGGAGGACTTTCCGGTGGTGTAAGTGGCAAACTTGGGGGTGCTGTTAGAGGAGGACTTTCCGGTGGACATGGAAGTGGTATAAGTGGTGGACTTGGAGGAGGAATTTCCGGAGGTGTAAGTGGCAGACAAGGTGGTAGAATACATGGTGGTCTAGGCGGTGGTGTAAGCGGAAGTGTAGGTGGTGGAGGAAGAGTTGGTGGTGGAAAATATGGCGGCAAATCAGGAAAATGGGGTGGAAGTTCCGGAAAGTGGCACTAA
- the LOC139520473 gene encoding ctenidin-1-like isoform X2, which produces MQFIVALCLLVVCVSAQQDYRQEYRRKRSGYGSGGSGHIGGGAGGGLSGGLGGGLSGGVSGKLGGGIRGGVSGGHGGLSGSVRGNLGGGVRGHGGGLAGGVRGSLGGGVRGGVSSGHGGGLSGGVSGKLGGAVRGGLSGGHGSGISGGLGGGISGGVSGRQGGRIHGGLGGGVSGSVGGGGRVGGGKYGGKSGKWGGSSGKWH; this is translated from the exons ATGCAGTTCATAGTTGCTTTGTGCCTTTTGGTTGTTTGTGTTTCTGCACAACAAGACTACAGGCAAG AATACAGAAGAAAGAGATCTGGATATGGTA GTGGTGGATCTGGTCACATCGGAGGTGGAGCTGGAGGAGGATTATCTGGTGGACTTGGTGGAGGATTGTCCGGTGGTGTAAGTGGCAAACTCGGCGGTGGTATTCGTGGAGGTGTTTCAGGTGGACATGGAGGACTTTCTGGCAGTGTAAGAGGTAACCTTGGAGGTGGTGTTCGTGGACATGGAGGAGGACTTGCCGGTGGTGTAAGAGGTAGCCTTGGAGGTGGTGTTCGTGGAGGGGTTTCAAGTGGACATGGAGGAGGACTTTCCGGTGGTGTAAGTGGCAAACTTGGGGGTGCTGTTAGAGGAGGACTTTCCGGTGGACATGGAAGTGGTATAAGTGGTGGACTTGGAGGAGGAATTTCCGGAGGTGTAAGTGGCAGACAAGGTGGTAGAATACATGGTGGTCTAGGCGGTGGTGTAAGCGGAAGTGTAGGTGGTGGAGGAAGAGTTGGTGGTGGAAAATATGGCGGCAAATCAGGAAAATGGGGTGGAAGTTCCGGAAAGTGGCACTAA